The following coding sequences are from one Acomys russatus chromosome 16, mAcoRus1.1, whole genome shotgun sequence window:
- the Krt39 gene encoding keratin, type I cytoskeletal 39, whose amino-acid sequence MDTTGSPVTISSSTPPQNCSANTNLRASSSNNSGCHDGQSTGCAPRTPQGQGCQPTPYLYRTPHYLIRTYSFHPCLDDCSWCGEGINSHEKETMQVLNERLANYLEKVRMLEGENAKLESEIQEECVKAAPVLCPDCLCYYSTIEELQQKILCTKAENSRLVSQIDNTKLAADDLRANYEAELSLRQLVEADTHGLKQILDALTLSKADLEARAQSLTEELLCLKKNHEEEINSLQCQLGDKINIEVMAAPSVDLNQILQEMRCRYESIMETNRKDVEQWFNTQMEELNQQAVSSSQQQQCCQKDIIELRRTLSALEVELQAQHRMRDSQECILAETEAHYTTLLAQIQSLIHNLEAQLADIRGALERQSQDYDVLLDIKTRLECEIATYRSLLESLDSRLPCNPRATKWEPSCQARAMKRFAPVYTSSSLPGIHKSCRASGPPSRILVKICTITKEIKDGKVISSYEHVQPCYIIRPAKV is encoded by the exons ATGGATACCACGGGCTCTCCAGTGACTATCTCTTCTTCAACCCCACCCCAAAACTGCTCTGCGAATACAAATTTGAGGGCCAGCTCTTCTAACAATAGCGGTTGTCATGACGGTCAGTCAACTGGCTGTGCGCCTCGAACTCCCCAGGGCCAGGGCTGCCAGCCCACCCCTTACCTCTATCGCACCCCTCACTATTTGATAAGAACCTACAGCTTCCATCCCTGTCTGGATGACTGCAGCTGGTGCGGCGAAGGCATCAACAGCCATGAAAAAGAGACGATGCAGGTTTTGAACGAACGCCTTGCGAACTACCTGGAAAAGGTGCggatgctggaaggagagaacgcaAAACTAGAGAGTGAAATCCAGGAGGAGTGCGTCAAGGCAGCCCCTGTCCTGTGTCCCGACTGCCTGTGCTACTACAGCACCATCGAGGAGCTACAGCAGAAG ATCTTGTGCACCAAGGCTGAGAATTCCAGACTGGTCTCACAAATTGACAACACCAAACTGGCTGCAGATGACTTGAGAGCCAA cTATGAGGCTGAGTTATCCCTACGCCAGCTGGTGGAAGCCGACACCCACGGCCTGAAGCAGATCCTGGATGCGCTGACTCTGAGCAAGGCTGACCTGGAAGCGCGAGCCCAGTCTCTGACAGAGGAACTTCTGTGCCTCAAAAAGAACCATGAGGAG GAAATCAACTCCTTACAGTGCCAACTTGGGGATAAAATCAACATTGAAGTAATGGCTGCTCCTTCTGTTGACCTAAATCAAATTCTACAAGAAATGAGATGTCGGTACGAGTCCATCATGGAGACAAACCGTAAAGATGTAGAACAATGGTTCAACACACAG ATGGAGGAACTGAATCAACAAGCAGTAAGCAGCTCTCAACAGCAGCAGTGCTGCCAGAAGGACATCATTGAACTGAGACGTACTCTGAGTGCCCTCGAGGTTGAACTACAGGCCCAGCACCGAATG AGAGATTCCCAGGAGTGCATCCTGGCTGAGACAGAGGCGCACTACACAACCCTGCTGGCCCAGATCCAGAGTCTGATCCATAATCTGGAGGCTCAGTTGGCGGATATCCGGGGTGCCCTGGAAAGACAGAGCCAGGACTATGACGTTCTGCTGGACATCAAGACCCGGCTGGAATGTGAGATTGCCACCTACCGCAGCCTTTTGGAGAGCCTGGACAGCAG ACTTCCCTGTAATCCACGTGCCACCAAATGGGAGCCATCCTGCCAGGCCAGAGCTATGAAGCGTTTTGCCCCAGTTTACACATCTTCATCACTCCCTGGGATCCACAAGTCCTGTCGTGCCTCTGGACCTCCATCCCGGATACTGGTTAAGATATGCACCATCACCAAGGAGATCAAGGATGGGAAGGTCATTTCTTCTTATGAGCACGTGCAGCCTTGCTACATCATCAGACCTGCCAAAGTCTAG